The Euphorbia lathyris chromosome 2, ddEupLath1.1, whole genome shotgun sequence genome includes a window with the following:
- the LOC136216669 gene encoding uncharacterized protein yields the protein MVVCYTIAYLFCIVREDKERRRQWAQNKMPRPSKVDESIQTVVGSEADHESLGTGGMLPNEIVELLAAREKKVFLSDSEGEKVESRSRPRKKKAKISGMETVILKDMSPPPCLQKSLEFLKKKKMQASRSSSVLNNSNQALHLISFSGLLSK from the exons ATGGTTGTATGTTATACAATTGCTTACTTATTTTGTATTGTTCGTGAGGATAAAGAACGTCGCCGACAATGGGCACAGAATAAAATGCCACGACCATCTAAAGTAGATGAAAGTATACAAACTGTAGTAGGAAGTGAAGCAGATCATGAGTCTTTGGGTACTGGGGGGATGCTTCCAAATGAAATTGTTGAACTGCTTGCAGCTCGCGAGAA AAAAGTTTTCTTATCAGACTCAGAAGGTGAGAAGGTCGAGTCAAGGTCTCgtccaagaaagaaaaaggcTAAAATCTCAGG GATGGAGACTGTTATTTTAAAGGACATGTCTCCGCCACCGTGCTTACAGAAGTCATTAGAgttcttgaagaagaagaagatgcagGCTTCAAGATCATCTTCAGTTTTGAACAACTCTAACCAAGCACTTCACCTTATCTCTTTTTCTGGCTtgttaagtaaataa